A genomic region of Microlunatus sagamiharensis contains the following coding sequences:
- a CDS encoding TIM barrel protein, which translates to MSTPFTLTVCAEMVFTELPLVERVERIHALGFGVEIWDWTVKDLDALAALAADGVRFSSMTGYVQGTLTDRDGADALLRTAAESVPVAKRLGIPRLNLHGTGLGEGGLPVQPVETVTGPMWVAAVHTLRRVAALGEEHDVVFCLENLNTAVDHPGVPFARAEDTLALVEAVGSPHLRMMLDLYHAQIGEGNLVELCRRAGDAIGEIQVADVPGRCEPGTGEISYPAVARALAAMGYDGVVGLEAYAADGDSERALERFREAFTL; encoded by the coding sequence GTGAGCACGCCCTTCACCCTGACCGTCTGCGCCGAGATGGTCTTCACCGAGCTGCCCCTGGTCGAGCGCGTCGAGCGCATCCACGCGCTCGGCTTCGGCGTCGAGATCTGGGACTGGACGGTGAAGGACCTCGACGCGCTCGCCGCCCTCGCCGCCGACGGCGTGCGCTTCTCCTCGATGACCGGCTACGTCCAGGGGACCCTCACCGACCGCGACGGGGCCGACGCGCTGCTGCGGACGGCCGCCGAGTCCGTCCCCGTGGCCAAGCGCCTCGGCATCCCCCGGCTCAACCTGCACGGCACCGGCCTCGGCGAGGGCGGTCTGCCCGTGCAGCCGGTCGAGACGGTCACCGGGCCGATGTGGGTGGCGGCCGTCCACACGCTGCGCCGGGTCGCCGCGCTCGGCGAGGAGCACGACGTCGTCTTCTGCCTCGAGAACCTCAACACCGCGGTCGACCACCCCGGGGTCCCCTTCGCACGGGCCGAGGACACGCTCGCCCTCGTCGAAGCGGTCGGCAGCCCGCACCTGCGGATGATGCTCGACCTCTACCACGCCCAGATCGGGGAGGGGAACCTCGTCGAGCTCTGCCGCCGGGCTGGCGACGCCATCGGCGAGATCCAGGTCGCCGACGTCCCGGGCCGCTGCGAGCCGGGCACCGGCGAGATCAGCTACCCCGCGGTCGCGCGGGCCCTGGCGGCGATGGGCTACGACGGTGTCGTGGGCCTCGAGGCGTACGCGGCCGACGGCGACAGCGAGCGTGCGCTCGAGCGGTTCCGGGAGGCCTTCACCCTCTGA